A single window of uncultured Pseudodesulfovibrio sp. DNA harbors:
- a CDS encoding IS110 family transposase: MKDITTIGIDLAKNVFQLHGVDSAGKVVLKKRLTRNKFLLFFVNLKPCLIGIEACCGSHFWARELEQLGHEVRQMPPQYVKPYVKTNKNDANDAEAVCEAVTRPNMRFVPIKSEEQLNLQALHRIRERLVRGRTSVVNQVRGLLLESGISIPQGVRSIRKMLPEIVEDLDNRLTLLERDFFSDLYTDLCDLDEKIEKYESRLQQLCKQSNECQKLLTIPGIGLLTATALVSIIGDPSVFKNGRQFASWLGLTPRQHSSGGKDRLMGISKRGNCYARKLLVHGARSVVYRCQGKTDSRNRWVAEIVVRRGTMKAVVAQANKTARIVWAVLTKDEEFYQAA, from the coding sequence ATGAAAGACATTACCACCATCGGCATTGATCTGGCAAAAAACGTTTTTCAACTTCATGGCGTAGATTCTGCCGGTAAAGTCGTATTGAAAAAGCGACTTACTCGAAACAAGTTCTTGTTATTCTTTGTTAACTTAAAGCCTTGCTTAATCGGCATTGAGGCCTGCTGTGGATCTCATTTTTGGGCTCGAGAATTAGAACAGTTGGGGCATGAGGTTCGTCAGATGCCGCCTCAATATGTCAAGCCTTACGTCAAGACCAATAAGAACGATGCAAATGACGCTGAAGCTGTTTGTGAAGCTGTGACTCGGCCCAATATGCGCTTTGTTCCAATAAAAAGTGAAGAGCAACTCAATCTCCAAGCTCTGCACCGGATCAGAGAACGGCTGGTTCGCGGCAGAACTAGCGTGGTCAATCAGGTCCGAGGCTTACTTCTTGAGTCAGGTATATCCATACCACAAGGTGTTCGTTCAATTAGAAAGATGTTGCCTGAAATTGTTGAAGATTTGGACAACCGTCTGACATTGCTAGAAAGAGATTTCTTTTCAGATCTTTATACTGACCTTTGTGATTTGGATGAAAAAATTGAAAAGTATGAAAGTCGCCTACAGCAGCTTTGTAAACAGTCCAACGAATGCCAAAAGTTGCTCACTATCCCCGGAATTGGTTTGTTGACGGCTACAGCTCTTGTTTCAATAATTGGTGATCCGAGTGTTTTCAAAAATGGTCGGCAGTTTGCGTCCTGGCTTGGCCTAACTCCACGGCAACACTCTTCTGGCGGGAAAGATCGATTGATGGGTATTAGTAAGCGAGGAAATTGTTACGCAAGAAAATTACTTGTTCATGGAGCTCGTAGTGTTGTGTATCGATGTCAGGGGAAAACCGATAGCAGAAATCGTTGGGTTGCCGAAATTGTAGTTCGGCGAGGAACAATGAAAGCCGTGGTAGCCCAAGCCAATAAGACAGCACGAATAGTTTGGGCAGTGTTGACTAAAGACGAAGAATTTTACCAAGCAGCATAA
- a CDS encoding chemotaxis response regulator protein-glutamate methylesterase, with protein sequence MIKVLVVDDSAFMRKAISTMLDKDPGITVVGVARNGQEGLDMVRELNPDVVTMDIEMPKMDGLTALRHIMMESPRPVLMVSSLTTEGAEATLKAMELGAVDFIPKQLSKVSLDIIKIEKDLIERVKTVAMRKMRHVARPSARKKSAAKVRPRAHGRPVRDVVAIGVSTGGPPVVQKILSSFPADFPAGIVIAQHMPAAFTGPFAERLNGVSAITVKEAETGDVFRPGHAYVAPGGRHIVLDQKVSRIDVVVTDDPSDALYKPSANVLISSVAQAVGKRGLGVILTGMGNDGREGIRDLKGRGGRALAQSDSTCVVYGMPKSIVDENLADEVVDLDDMAESIMANLYK encoded by the coding sequence GTGATCAAAGTTCTCGTCGTGGATGACTCTGCCTTCATGCGAAAGGCCATCAGCACGATGCTCGACAAGGACCCGGGTATCACCGTGGTCGGTGTGGCGCGCAATGGTCAGGAAGGCCTGGACATGGTGCGTGAGCTGAATCCCGATGTGGTCACCATGGATATTGAAATGCCGAAGATGGACGGGTTGACCGCCCTTCGTCATATAATGATGGAATCGCCCCGACCTGTGCTTATGGTCAGTTCGCTGACGACCGAGGGAGCTGAGGCTACTTTGAAGGCCATGGAGCTCGGTGCGGTCGACTTTATTCCCAAACAACTTTCCAAGGTTTCTCTGGATATCATTAAGATTGAAAAAGATCTTATTGAGCGGGTTAAGACTGTGGCCATGCGTAAAATGCGTCACGTGGCTCGTCCGTCTGCTCGGAAGAAATCGGCGGCTAAGGTCAGGCCTCGTGCTCATGGACGTCCTGTTCGTGATGTAGTGGCTATTGGTGTCTCCACGGGCGGGCCGCCAGTCGTGCAGAAAATTTTGTCTTCGTTTCCGGCTGATTTTCCGGCGGGTATCGTTATTGCCCAGCATATGCCTGCCGCTTTTACTGGTCCTTTTGCCGAGCGCCTGAACGGTGTTAGCGCGATTACTGTGAAAGAAGCTGAAACTGGTGACGTTTTTCGACCGGGACATGCGTATGTGGCACCTGGAGGTCGCCATATCGTATTGGATCAGAAGGTCAGCCGCATTGATGTGGTTGTTACAGACGACCCTAGTGACGCTTTGTATAAACCCTCTGCTAACGTTCTTATCAGTTCTGTTGCTCAAGCCGTCGGTAAGCGTGGGCTTGGCGTTATTTTGACAGGGATGGGGAATGACGGGCGCGAAGGGATACGAGATCTCAAAGGTCGGGGAGGGCGTGCTTTGGCACAGAGTGATTCTACCTGTGTGGTTTATGGCATGCCTAAGTCCATTGTAGACGAAAATCTGGCGGATGAGGTCGTTGATTTGGACGATATGGCCGAATCCATCATGGCGAATTTGTATAAATAG
- a CDS encoding HEAT repeat domain-containing protein: MVECSEYLVLLGSDNKEVVRESAFKAGENNCVEAVPKLAELLQTNHLGIQEAVDSSLRKIGGKEVVQAVIPLLRSDDAPVRNLAMDILREVGNQDISSLIALVLDEDADIRIFVSDILGSTKSLLAVDPLCNALLKDPEVNVRYQAAVSLGELGMTEAIPSLNQAIGDEEWVQYSVIEALTKIGHASSVDALVKALDSASDLVASMIIDALGELGNVKAVTMLLKRMSDSPTALRNKIVKAVVKILGGKSLTLLSDDERERFRQYLLVALKDEDVEIQDAAIQGLAYVGGEEASRGILRIAGGLDQDLEQDRLQVIITFLAEIGLTEALKVGLLGENPGEAKVAVQVLSQIAPDECIEQNDICQVLMDAFWQVGLPLQRQIVSVVANRGRSQSKDFFIKVLNEHTDGTVLKSAVYLLGEKLQLIEVVDNIFPLLNHQYDDVKEAALDACIAIGTPGVQERFREMFTSENPVHRLMAVYALGKFSSSDNLSILQQAVEDEESDIRRVAVEALASFPDNKDTWLPLVLQRLNDESKDVRLTVVEILGQHYGEDTMPHLIDALNDEDDWVKVRAMDALGEHSTQEAAPLMVDMLDDANRFVVMKAIEALGNIGGSKAFAALLQVTNSDEYELVSAAEEAIARIQEAQE, encoded by the coding sequence ATGGTGGAGTGTTCTGAATATCTTGTACTTTTGGGCAGTGACAACAAAGAGGTTGTCCGAGAAAGTGCTTTCAAGGCAGGCGAGAATAATTGCGTTGAGGCCGTGCCCAAGCTGGCTGAATTACTTCAGACGAATCATCTGGGTATTCAGGAGGCCGTGGATAGCTCCTTGCGAAAAATTGGTGGCAAGGAAGTCGTGCAGGCTGTGATCCCGCTTTTGCGCTCCGATGATGCTCCCGTTCGTAATCTGGCCATGGATATCCTGCGTGAAGTTGGCAATCAGGATATTTCGTCCTTGATTGCATTGGTTTTGGATGAAGATGCTGATATCAGGATTTTTGTTTCAGATATTCTTGGCTCTACCAAAAGTCTTTTGGCCGTTGATCCCCTTTGTAATGCTTTGCTGAAAGACCCTGAGGTGAATGTCCGGTATCAAGCGGCGGTCAGTCTCGGAGAGCTTGGTATGACTGAAGCTATTCCCAGCCTCAATCAGGCTATCGGCGACGAAGAGTGGGTGCAGTATTCCGTGATTGAAGCGTTGACAAAGATTGGTCATGCCAGCTCGGTAGACGCTTTGGTCAAGGCTTTGGATTCTGCCTCAGATCTCGTTGCCTCCATGATTATCGATGCGCTTGGTGAGCTTGGTAATGTCAAAGCTGTGACCATGTTGCTCAAACGAATGAGTGATTCCCCGACAGCATTGCGGAATAAGATAGTCAAGGCCGTGGTAAAGATTCTCGGCGGGAAGTCCTTGACTCTGTTGAGTGATGATGAGCGCGAGCGGTTCAGGCAATACCTGTTGGTGGCTCTTAAGGACGAAGACGTGGAAATCCAGGATGCCGCTATTCAGGGGTTGGCCTATGTGGGAGGCGAAGAAGCTTCCAGAGGGATTTTACGGATTGCCGGGGGGTTGGATCAGGATTTAGAGCAGGATCGCTTGCAGGTCATTATCACCTTTCTGGCCGAGATTGGTTTGACTGAAGCTCTCAAGGTCGGTTTGCTCGGAGAAAATCCTGGTGAGGCAAAGGTGGCAGTTCAAGTCCTGTCGCAGATCGCGCCTGACGAGTGTATAGAGCAGAATGATATTTGTCAGGTCCTTATGGATGCGTTTTGGCAGGTTGGGTTGCCTTTGCAGCGGCAGATCGTGAGTGTTGTCGCCAACAGAGGGCGGTCGCAGTCCAAGGACTTCTTTATCAAGGTTTTGAATGAGCATACAGACGGTACTGTCTTGAAGAGTGCCGTGTATTTGCTTGGTGAAAAGCTTCAGTTGATTGAAGTCGTCGATAATATTTTCCCATTGTTGAATCATCAATACGATGATGTGAAAGAAGCTGCTTTGGACGCGTGTATCGCCATTGGAACTCCTGGTGTGCAGGAGCGTTTCAGGGAAATGTTCACCAGTGAAAATCCGGTCCATCGCCTCATGGCTGTGTATGCTTTGGGGAAATTCAGTTCATCGGATAACCTGTCGATTCTTCAACAGGCTGTTGAAGATGAGGAGTCGGATATAAGGCGGGTGGCAGTTGAAGCCCTAGCTTCATTTCCAGACAACAAGGATACATGGTTGCCGCTGGTGCTGCAAAGGCTCAACGATGAGAGCAAGGATGTTCGTCTGACAGTTGTTGAGATTTTGGGCCAGCACTATGGCGAAGATACGATGCCGCATCTTATCGATGCTTTGAACGACGAAGATGATTGGGTTAAAGTTCGGGCCATGGATGCGTTGGGTGAACATTCCACGCAGGAGGCCGCTCCTTTGATGGTTGATATGCTGGATGATGCAAATCGGTTTGTGGTTATGAAGGCCATAGAAGCCTTGGGTAATATCGGTGGTTCAAAGGCGTTTGCCGCTTTGTTGCAAGTGACCAATAGTGACGAGTATGAATTGGTGAGTGCGGCAGAGGAGGCCATAGCCAGAATACAGGAAGCGCAGGAGTAG
- a CDS encoding protein-glutamate O-methyltransferase CheR: protein MSSLFSKTISLGKALSITDQEFINLRDYIYAECGIYVADNRKYLIENRLGNRLKKLNLKNFDEYYNLLRFDACRAAEIKRLYEVITTNETSFYRNPPQIKVFQQEILSEVIAGCRRNGKKLRIWSAGCSTGEEPYTISMIAHEILRSEIGAWDIRITANDLSERVLESARRGVYNDYTLRTTPQEIVSRYFDSDEGQNKISPEVKRLVSFGQINLKDRMQLKRVERSQIVFCRNVIIYFDDAMKKHVINAFYDNLLPGGYLIIGHSESLHNISRAFKPIHYPGAIIYKKEE, encoded by the coding sequence ATGTCGTCACTGTTTTCCAAAACAATCTCTCTTGGGAAGGCTCTTTCGATCACGGACCAAGAGTTCATAAATCTGCGTGACTACATTTATGCCGAATGTGGTATATATGTGGCCGACAATCGAAAGTATTTGATTGAAAACAGATTGGGAAACAGGCTCAAGAAATTGAACCTTAAAAATTTTGATGAATATTACAACTTGCTTCGATTTGATGCGTGCAGGGCGGCAGAGATCAAGAGACTTTATGAAGTAATAACGACCAATGAGACAAGCTTTTATCGTAATCCTCCGCAAATAAAAGTGTTTCAGCAGGAAATACTGAGCGAAGTTATTGCCGGATGTCGTCGAAATGGAAAAAAACTTCGCATTTGGTCGGCAGGGTGCTCCACGGGTGAAGAGCCATATACTATTTCTATGATCGCTCATGAGATTCTGAGGAGTGAAATTGGAGCGTGGGATATCCGAATTACGGCAAATGATCTTTCGGAGCGGGTGTTGGAGTCGGCTCGCAGGGGTGTTTATAATGATTATACACTGAGAACCACTCCGCAAGAAATTGTGTCCAGATATTTTGATTCGGACGAAGGGCAGAACAAAATCAGTCCTGAAGTGAAGCGTTTGGTCAGTTTTGGACAAATTAACCTTAAAGATCGTATGCAGCTTAAGCGGGTTGAACGGTCACAGATCGTTTTTTGTCGAAACGTGATTATTTATTTTGATGATGCAATGAAAAAGCATGTTATTAATGCTTTTTATGATAATTTGCTTCCTGGCGGTTATTTGATTATCGGGCATTCAGAGTCGTTGCATAATATTTCGCGCGCATTCAAGCCTATTCATTATCCTGGAGCAATTATCTACAAGAAGGAAGAGTAG
- a CDS encoding response regulator codes for MSKHILIVDDSKTVRNLVAFIMKKEGFKVTTAEDGLDGLEKLYSLTEVDLIVSDVNMPRMDGLTFIKTVREQAAYRDIPIVVLSTEGQDRDVQTGLTVGANLYMVKPAQPEKLVRNVKMLLG; via the coding sequence ATGTCTAAACATATTCTGATAGTGGACGATTCTAAGACTGTACGGAATCTTGTCGCTTTTATTATGAAGAAAGAAGGCTTTAAGGTGACCACGGCGGAAGATGGATTAGATGGCCTGGAAAAATTGTATAGTTTGACCGAGGTTGATCTTATCGTTTCGGATGTCAACATGCCCCGGATGGACGGTTTGACGTTTATTAAGACTGTCAGGGAGCAGGCGGCGTATCGGGATATCCCCATCGTTGTCCTTTCCACAGAAGGCCAGGACAGAGATGTTCAGACTGGCTTGACCGTGGGGGCAAATCTGTACATGGTCAAACCGGCGCAGCCTGAAAAGCTTGTCAGAAATGTCAAGATGTTGCTGGGCTAG
- a CDS encoding chemotaxis protein CheA, producing the protein MSQDFLDPEILTDFFVEAKEHLETIEPNLLELEKSPDNLGLLNEIFRPMHSLKGASGFLGLNKINGLAHKAENILDELRQGSMKVTSGIMDLILSATDALRTMVDNLETSGVEGEVDTTPIIARIEAALVGDMDAATVVSETEPECAPVIEAEVVIEPETVAEESVEMVAEIIFDPQPDPDFDATPYGLTTVGEGHLADFLEEAHEIVENLNRCLLSLEGEPDGSEELINDTFRYFHNLKGNSGIIGFKELNSLTHEAETLLNKVRKGEIASSQGLMDLLLASVDLIEALVGKVDVETNKVEPLDTSVMAQVLQKVTEDGDVFAVQGLFPGSKSAPAPVEEALAPVSEEVVAPAAAEVSADEDASVSAGDYDPEDVALFVQTINQQLESAAVALGLLRKDAGQTDIVDGLFRTFQTIQNSTGYMGLDEIKEYSSRTVGLIDQGRKTDMDFTLMLDILDQEFAILKDMILKALEMLTGGPVEDPTVNLGKSASVKAKKPAPKVEPEPAVVVASEPIASPPSEPSVQKAAPASKPVSVAKPAPIPAPAAKAPAPAGRKSGSVNPPPVRPKASSTIRVDHHKLDHLMNVIGELIINRNRYAMLARALEDGQEEVHVVAQQLTETTYAMARISDDLQDTIMKVRMVPVQTVFSRFPRLVRDLSRKSGKQVELIMEGEETEFDKSVVEEIGDPLVHLVRNAVDHGLEDEEERIRLGKKPKGHVWLRAYHKGNSVAIEVEDDGRGMDPEKLKAVAIRKGVITPEEANVMDDREALDLIFAPGFSSAEKVTDISGRGVGMDVVKTNIKNLKGSVHTQSEVGKGTKLTLTLPLTLAIIDALMVQVAGDTFAIPLDAVSETTKIEVEKLSDVNNRKAVTLRGEVLGLVELAELLDLPQSMDDRDVLPMVVIQDNDRRLGLVVDRLLERQEIVIKPLGQYLNNFNLKGLSGATIMGDGSVVLILDPHEIYSISTQLGRKQEPLTVSGALTNSK; encoded by the coding sequence ATGAGCCAGGACTTTCTTGATCCGGAGATCTTGACCGACTTTTTTGTTGAAGCGAAAGAGCACTTGGAAACCATTGAGCCTAATTTGTTGGAGCTAGAAAAAAGCCCTGACAATCTTGGTTTGCTGAATGAGATTTTTAGACCCATGCATTCTCTTAAGGGGGCATCGGGTTTTCTTGGTTTAAACAAGATCAACGGGTTGGCACACAAGGCCGAAAATATACTCGATGAGCTTCGTCAAGGCTCCATGAAGGTTACCAGTGGGATCATGGATTTGATTCTTTCTGCGACTGACGCCTTGAGAACCATGGTGGATAATCTGGAGACTAGCGGTGTAGAAGGAGAGGTTGACACAACTCCTATCATTGCCCGGATTGAAGCCGCTTTGGTTGGTGATATGGATGCGGCTACTGTTGTGTCGGAGACAGAACCAGAATGTGCACCTGTTATTGAAGCTGAAGTTGTGATTGAACCCGAAACCGTGGCGGAGGAATCTGTTGAAATGGTGGCAGAAATAATATTTGATCCCCAGCCGGACCCTGACTTTGATGCCACTCCTTACGGTCTGACAACTGTTGGCGAAGGTCATTTAGCTGATTTTCTTGAAGAAGCTCATGAAATTGTTGAGAACCTCAATCGATGTTTGCTTTCTTTAGAAGGTGAACCCGATGGTAGTGAGGAGCTTATCAATGACACATTTAGATATTTTCATAATTTGAAAGGGAACAGTGGAATCATCGGATTCAAGGAATTGAATTCTTTAACTCATGAAGCTGAAACGCTGTTGAACAAGGTCCGTAAGGGGGAGATTGCTTCCAGCCAAGGGTTAATGGATCTTTTGTTGGCAAGCGTGGATCTTATTGAAGCTTTGGTCGGTAAAGTGGATGTTGAAACCAATAAGGTTGAACCTCTTGATACCAGTGTGATGGCACAAGTGCTGCAAAAAGTGACCGAAGACGGCGATGTCTTCGCCGTGCAAGGACTTTTTCCCGGTTCCAAATCTGCTCCGGCTCCGGTTGAGGAAGCGCTTGCTCCGGTCTCTGAAGAGGTCGTTGCCCCTGCAGCAGCGGAAGTCTCTGCAGATGAAGACGCTTCTGTTTCAGCAGGAGATTATGACCCTGAAGACGTGGCCCTGTTTGTTCAGACTATTAATCAGCAGTTGGAATCGGCTGCAGTTGCTCTTGGGCTACTTCGTAAGGATGCCGGTCAGACGGACATTGTTGATGGGCTGTTCAGGACGTTTCAGACCATCCAAAATTCAACCGGTTACATGGGGCTGGATGAGATCAAAGAGTATTCTTCCCGTACTGTCGGGTTGATCGATCAGGGGCGAAAGACTGATATGGATTTCACCTTGATGCTGGATATTCTTGATCAGGAATTTGCTATTCTCAAGGATATGATTTTGAAAGCTTTGGAAATGTTGACCGGAGGTCCTGTTGAGGACCCCACGGTGAACCTGGGCAAATCTGCTTCTGTCAAAGCCAAGAAGCCTGCTCCGAAAGTCGAACCTGAACCCGCTGTGGTCGTGGCTTCTGAACCGATTGCTTCTCCGCCCTCTGAACCGTCTGTGCAGAAGGCGGCCCCTGCATCGAAGCCGGTTTCTGTTGCCAAGCCTGCTCCAATACCAGCACCTGCAGCCAAAGCTCCGGCTCCAGCTGGCAGAAAAAGTGGTTCTGTCAATCCTCCTCCGGTGCGGCCTAAGGCTTCAAGTACAATTCGTGTTGATCACCATAAATTAGATCATTTAATGAATGTCATTGGCGAGTTGATTATTAACAGGAACAGATATGCCATGCTTGCCCGGGCTTTGGAAGACGGGCAGGAAGAAGTGCATGTGGTCGCTCAGCAGTTGACCGAGACAACCTATGCAATGGCTCGAATTTCAGACGATCTTCAGGACACCATCATGAAAGTCCGGATGGTGCCGGTACAGACTGTTTTTTCCCGTTTCCCACGTCTCGTGCGTGACCTCAGTCGCAAGTCCGGCAAGCAGGTCGAGCTGATCATGGAAGGCGAAGAGACTGAATTTGACAAGTCCGTTGTGGAGGAAATCGGTGATCCTTTGGTTCACCTTGTTCGTAACGCTGTCGACCACGGTCTTGAAGATGAAGAAGAGCGTATCCGCTTGGGGAAAAAGCCCAAAGGGCATGTCTGGTTGCGTGCATATCACAAGGGCAATTCCGTTGCCATTGAGGTCGAAGACGATGGGCGTGGCATGGACCCGGAAAAGTTGAAGGCTGTCGCTATTCGCAAGGGGGTTATCACTCCTGAAGAAGCTAATGTCATGGATGATCGGGAAGCATTGGATCTTATCTTTGCTCCAGGATTCTCCTCTGCCGAGAAGGTGACGGATATTTCCGGCCGAGGCGTGGGCATGGATGTGGTCAAGACGAACATCAAGAATCTCAAGGGAAGTGTGCATACACAGTCTGAAGTGGGCAAAGGCACGAAGTTGACCCTGACTCTGCCACTGACTTTAGCGATTATCGATGCGCTTATGGTTCAGGTAGCAGGCGATACGTTTGCGATTCCGTTGGACGCTGTCTCCGAAACTACCAAAATCGAAGTGGAAAAGTTGTCCGATGTCAACAATCGGAAGGCTGTTACGCTGCGTGGTGAAGTTTTGGGACTGGTTGAATTGGCTGAATTGCTCGATTTGCCGCAGTCCATGGATGACCGGGATGTTTTGCCCATGGTCGTTATTCAGGACAACGACAGGCGGCTTGGATTGGTCGTGGATCGTCTTTTGGAACGACAGGAAATCGTTATCAAGCCGTTGGGACAGTATCTCAACAACTTTAACCTGAAGGGACTTTCCGGTGCTACCATTATGGGCGACGGGTCTGTGGTTTTGATTCTGGATCCGCATGAGATATACAGCATCTCTACTCAGCTTGGACGTAAGCAGGAGCCGTTGACCGTATCCGGGGCTTTGACCAATTCCAAATAG
- the ybgF gene encoding tol-pal system protein YbgF, producing the protein MKTLKLVLLVLLCLILVGCATTKKDAATVSASTEWRIKSLEESFLNLREQQRRMADENALAQDKIDQRLASLETEIAGLKAGGVMDSPAENIQDSPADSGWVTDLKPEDQGWVDGQKPSATPKAQSNEDKPWAEVPKPPAVIPEPEVVQRSVAKTPVSSKPVKSSSGAKGLYDTGLSQYNAEQFDASRATFDQFLKKYPSNDLAANALYWKGETYYSQKNYAQAILTFKEVTGRFPKHHKSASALLKIGMSYDKVGDSDNAIFYLRALVEDFPKSPAATLGRKELSRLGG; encoded by the coding sequence ATGAAAACATTGAAGCTCGTTTTGCTTGTTCTGCTTTGCCTGATCCTTGTTGGTTGCGCGACCACCAAGAAAGATGCGGCGACTGTCTCGGCAAGTACAGAATGGCGTATCAAAAGTCTTGAAGAGAGCTTTTTAAATCTTCGTGAACAACAGCGACGTATGGCCGATGAAAATGCTTTGGCTCAAGATAAAATAGATCAACGGTTGGCCTCACTTGAGACAGAAATCGCGGGGCTGAAAGCCGGTGGTGTTATGGATTCTCCTGCTGAAAACATACAGGATTCACCTGCGGACAGCGGGTGGGTGACAGATTTGAAGCCTGAGGATCAAGGCTGGGTTGACGGACAGAAGCCTTCTGCGACACCCAAGGCTCAGAGCAATGAGGACAAGCCGTGGGCTGAAGTCCCCAAACCTCCGGCAGTTATCCCGGAACCAGAAGTCGTTCAGCGATCTGTAGCTAAGACTCCTGTTTCGTCCAAGCCTGTGAAGAGTTCGTCGGGAGCCAAAGGGCTGTATGACACGGGATTGTCCCAATATAATGCCGAACAGTTTGATGCTTCCCGAGCAACGTTTGATCAGTTCCTCAAAAAGTATCCGAGTAATGATTTGGCTGCCAATGCCCTGTATTGGAAGGGGGAAACATATTATTCTCAAAAGAATTATGCTCAGGCCATCCTGACGTTCAAGGAAGTGACTGGACGTTTTCCGAAGCATCACAAGTCTGCGTCGGCTTTGCTTAAAATTGGTATGTCTTATGATAAGGTCGGAGATTCGGATAACGCTATTTTTTATCTTCGTGCTTTGGTGGAGGACTTCCCGAAATCTCCTGCAGCCACGCTTGGTCGCAAGGAACTTTCCCGTCTGGGAGGGTAA
- the dprA gene encoding DNA-processing protein DprA yields the protein MDLRKEHFACLALKHTPRLGPKVWRELFAHYKSAFDAVQDAASWPAYSLANKGIAQKCVNEVWREKAEDEYRATQQAGMDVVTWFDPRFPKRLKNIPNPPAMLYVSGDTTLFNNPSIGVVGARECTRLGLETAGRISAQLSKIGITVVSGLALGIDRQAHLGGLKGIGSTIAVLGCGLDIDYPMDNIDVRRELDKSGLVVTEFGPGVGPKGGHFPVRNRIISGLSLGVLVAEAAHNSGSLITARLAGEQGKDVFAVPGPIGQPTFTGCHRLIKQGAALVESASDIVEILRYDFARELELVPDPAPAESEDGVEAHQVKIRKKRAPKKTKGDTDATVPSSRKRPSQADREAMKLTDEERKVLALLDATDKVHIDRLGRELCFDSATISKILLILEMRGAVQQLPGMWYVVRES from the coding sequence ATGGACCTGCGCAAGGAACATTTCGCCTGTTTGGCATTGAAGCACACGCCCCGCCTTGGCCCCAAGGTGTGGCGTGAGTTGTTTGCTCATTATAAGAGTGCTTTTGATGCTGTACAGGATGCCGCTTCGTGGCCCGCCTATTCTCTTGCCAATAAGGGTATTGCTCAAAAGTGTGTTAATGAAGTCTGGCGGGAAAAAGCCGAGGATGAATATCGAGCGACGCAACAGGCGGGCATGGATGTCGTAACCTGGTTTGATCCACGGTTCCCCAAAAGATTGAAGAATATCCCAAATCCTCCGGCCATGCTTTATGTGTCTGGAGATACCACACTTTTCAATAATCCAAGTATCGGTGTGGTCGGGGCCAGAGAATGTACGAGGCTTGGGCTGGAAACCGCTGGGCGTATCAGTGCGCAGCTGTCGAAAATTGGTATCACCGTTGTTTCCGGGCTTGCGCTTGGCATTGACCGACAGGCCCATCTTGGCGGTCTCAAAGGCATTGGGAGTACCATTGCCGTGCTTGGTTGTGGATTGGACATCGATTATCCCATGGATAATATAGATGTCAGGCGTGAACTCGATAAAAGTGGTTTGGTTGTGACGGAGTTCGGACCAGGAGTCGGGCCAAAGGGAGGTCATTTTCCTGTGCGCAACCGGATTATTAGCGGATTGTCTCTTGGCGTACTTGTCGCCGAAGCAGCCCATAACAGCGGGAGTCTGATTACGGCTCGTTTGGCGGGGGAGCAGGGCAAGGATGTTTTTGCCGTGCCTGGTCCTATTGGGCAGCCGACTTTTACGGGATGTCATCGGCTCATTAAGCAGGGGGCCGCTCTTGTGGAATCGGCATCTGATATCGTTGAAATTCTAAGATATGATTTTGCTCGAGAGTTGGAATTAGTCCCTGACCCAGCTCCTGCAGAAAGCGAAGACGGTGTTGAGGCTCACCAAGTTAAAATCAGGAAGAAGCGTGCACCAAAGAAAACCAAGGGAGACACGGATGCGACTGTTCCTTCATCGCGCAAGCGGCCATCGCAGGCTGACAGAGAGGCCATGAAATTGACTGATGAAGAAAGGAAGGTGTTGGCTCTACTTGATGCGACCGATAAGGTGCATATAGACAGACTTGGCCGGGAATTGTGTTTTGATTCGGCGACGATCAGTAAAATTTTACTTATTTTGGAAATGCGTGGAGCTGTTCAGCAATTGCCGGGAATGTGGTATGTCGTACGTGAATCATGA